The genomic DNA CAAATGACTGCTCCAGCAAAGGGGCAATCACCCGTTCTTTTTGATGCATGGTGGCAAGTGTCGCTGACCGATCGCCAAACCAGTGACGGATCGATCGATCCGGGTTTGCTTGCGGTTCACTAAATTCCATCATGAGATGCGCTACATCCAGTCAGTCTTCATTTAATCGAGCTGATCCAAAATTGTTCCCTTGACACAAGCACTTGTAAGCGTGACGCCTTGAAGATTTGCGCCTTCTAAGCCTGCACAAAGGAGGTTTGCGCCGCTCAAGTTCGCACCTGACAAATTTGCATCTCTCAAATCCGCTTCTTCCAGGTTTGCTTCGGTTAAGACTGCCCCTTGCAGGTCTGCCTGTGCCAAATTTGCACCACTCAGGTTCGCACTGTTGAGGTTTGCCCCACGCAAATCGGCTCCGCGCAGGTCAACGCCCTGTAAGCTGACGCCCATCAGATTCGCGCCACTCAAGAATGCCCCTGTAAGCGTTGTATTGGCGAGTCGAGACTGCATCAAGTTCGCGCCCCGCAAGTTTGCGCCCCGCAGGTCTGCCTCAGTTAGGTCTGCCTGCATTAAGTTGACCCCAACCAGATTTGCCCGGAGGTCTGTTCCAACCAGCCGACAACCCATCAAGCTTGCACCATCTAATGTTGCACCAGTCAGGGTGGCTGCTGTTAAATTAGCTCCATTTAGGCTTGCCCCTGCCAAGTTGACGCGGCTTAAATCTACTTTTGTCAGGTCTTCATCTTCCAAGTCTGCCCCTGCGAGACGCTTTAGCTTGCCTGCCCGGATTGCTTCTATATCCATAATCTGAAGATGACCTAGATAAATTTAAAACCTGAACGAAGGAAACCATACCGACAGTTCTATCAGCTTTACCAACTGCAAGCTGATTAGGCACAACCGCGATCGTTAACGAAGATCGTTAATTGAGGCTCATTTCTTCCAAATAAGACAGTAGATCGTCTTCTGCATGAGAATCAAGCATCCACAAGCCTGCGGCAATTTTGGGCGTTGTTACAGGGAGGCTTAGCCCCTGCTGCATTCCGCTCACTAGCAGACCCAGAACCTCCACCAGTTTTGGATCCCATCGATCGCCTGCTTCTGCCTGACAAGACTGATATGCCTGGGTCACCGCTTCCGCTAAGGGCACTTCAGAATCAAACGCCTGTGCAATCCGCTGCTGAAACTCTGCTGCCAGTCCCAAAATCCGAGACTCAACTGGAATTTCATCACCCGTCAGTCCGGCAGGTTTGCCTGAACCATTCCAGCATTCGGTCTGGTGCGCCAGGATGATCGAGACTGCTTTGAGGCGCTGCATCTTTCGCAACACCTGTACCCCCGGAACCAGAGGACAAGAGAGCGGCACACTAGGAGCTTCTTCGGTATAGCGTGCGGCAATCCCAGAACTCAGCATCATGTCCGAAGTTTGCAAGAATGCAATGCGATGGAGCAATCCGGAGAGCCGGAGCCGATGCAATTGCCAAGCCGGAAGATCAAGCAATTGACCGATCGCTTCTGCCAGAGATGCCACTTCAGCCGCCGCTGCCGGATTACTGATATCCGTCTGATCGATCAGTTGAGCAACGCGCAAGAGTGCCTGGAGTTCGTTGGAAGTTAGGTTGCTGTCAAGGAACTGGGGCTGATTGGGGTAGGCTGGGCTACTGCGATCGAGTGTTTCCTGGCTCTGTTCCAGATATTCAATCACCCGCACCACAATTCCCCCCAGATGTTCAGCAGTCGGCTTTTGGCAAAGCGCATCTTCCTGTTGAGATTGGGAAATGATTTCTTGCAGTTGAGCAGTTAGCTTCTGGGACAAATCAGGATTGTAGGGGCTGATATGGTCGATCGCGATGGCTGCGGTTTCCTGAACCAAGCTCGGTTCAAATGTCCACAGTCCATAAAACTTCCGCTCCAAATCAACTTTGGGCATGCCTGCTGCACCATAGTCTGCCTCTGAAAGCTCCTGACAAAGCACCATTGCAGTGTAGTGAGGCGACACGATAATTAAATGCCATTCCTGCGCTACGGGGTCAGTCTCTTGAAGACTAGCCAGTTCGACGTTTGATTTTTGGCTGGTAGGATGCTCCGCAAAACCAGAGTCAGGAGCTGCCATAATGACGATTTGTCGCGATCGGTCGGCAATTTCCCCATAGCGATCTGCTTCTTGCAAATACCACTTTCCTCGCTGGAAAGCAGTAATCATTAAAGGCTGATAATCCGCATCTAAAATGGCATCTTCCAGAGCATGACAGAGCGCAACCAGCGTATTTTTATAGTACACCCCGAAATTTAGGGGCCGTTTTCCAGGTTGCCCCGATCGGTGGGCATCACCAAGCTTTTGTAGGATGGAACCTTCTAACATCGCAGCAGGAGAAGCTTAAGTTTTATACATCATCATCGCAGATGATCCTGGTTTATAGGGTAAATCGTTTGATTGGAATTGAGAATTCTTGATACTTGGGGATCGTTATCATCAGCACCCCTACTCTTACTAACGAAATAGCTCGATCGATAGACGGCAGCAGAGAGAGACTTCCTTAACTTGAAGAAGAGTAAACGACCCTGAAGTTTTAGTAAGGATAAGTGCCTGATGCGGCCGCAAAAAATTTCCTCCCTCAAAAGCACCATTTCTATTGCCACTGCTCTAATTGGAGCTGTAGCGCTTCTGGGCTTACCGGCAAAAGCACAAACCAATTCTAACGGGGGACAGTCTCCTAATATGTCTCCCAATACAATTACTCAGCCGAGCAATACTGCGCCGAATACAACCCCAGGTAGCACAACGCCGGGTACCATTACCCCAGGCAACACAATACCGGGTAACACAACACCGGGTAATGCAGCTCCAACGAATCTGCCATCAGCGCCCACAACTAGCGCCCCCGCGGCTCCAGGCATTGCTCCAGCACCCAATAGCCCAGCAGCAAATACGAATACTCCAGCCCCCACTCCCACAGCAGCAACAAACGATCGCTATCTCAGCGAGTTGCTTGGGCAGGCAGCAGGGACAGGTTCGTTCAGTATTCTTGCTCGTGCCGTAGAAGCAGCAGGAGTAACCAATGCACTGCGAGACACAGGTGAGAAGTATACGATTTTTGCCCCAACTGATGAGGCATTTCAAGCGTTACCTCCTGACACACTAGAGCGACTTTTACGCCCTGAAAATCGGGAATTACTGCGGGAAGTCTTGGCTTACCATGTGGTTCCAGGTGCAGTGACTTCTAAAGACCTCCGTTCAGGTTTAGTTGATACGCTAGGCGGTGGTGTAGCAGTGAGTGTTGCGCCCGATCGCATTGTTGTCAATGATGCCAGTATCATTCAGCCCGATATTCAGGCAGCAAATGGCGTAATTCATGTTGTGAACCGTGTTCTAATGCCACAGCAATTGCGTCAGCGGCTTGCCTCACTGCGATAAACACTGCTGCGATAGACATTTAAGTTACAGCAATGACCAAAGGCTGATAGCAGCGAGATCAAGCTTGAAAGCAGGTTTATCCTTTGTCTCCTGCTTCAGCTCTATTTCTTTGGATAGAAGCTCTGAAAAAACGAGATCATTACTCTATAAAAAGCAAACATCAGGATGAACAAGTTGCGATCGATTTGTCAATGTAGGGATGACCAAGCTGAGAACTGAATTGTATTGATAGAACTGCTATCAAGCCAACAGTTTTTATTCTGATCTTCACGCCTGCCATCGACTTCCCGTTCTATTGAGATGGGGTAAAATTTCGATCGTTTTGTTTGTCGGCTTCTCCTAATTTCACAACTCAAACTCTTCATTGGAGCATTCAGCAATGCAACGTCCAACCGACCAACCTCACTACTTTCTGCGCTATCTTTCTTTGGCTCCTGTTTTAGCAGTTCTATCGGTTTCGGTCGCATTTTCAGCCTTTATTATCTTTAATTCTTTCTTCCCAGATCTGCTATTTCACCCAATGCCTTAGTCAAAAAGGTAATTAACTCAATTCATACCTGTTTGGATCAACCTCAAATTTACCCTGGCATTCAATTTTGTTCTTAGCTTGCGAAAGAGAACCCGATTGAGTCAGGGTATTTTTTGCGTTGTTAATTCTCTCTTTGCTATCCAATTGTTATCCAAGCTGCTTGCCCAAAATTTGTCCCAACAATCCCAATAAACCGATCGATAGCCACAGTAAAAAATTTCGGCGCGTCAGGAAAGTTGCCTGATGAACTCGCTCTGGTGTAATAAGCTGGATCGGCTCACCGAGTAAAGGTTTTTGCTTTACAACCCCGCGATACTGATTTTTGCCACCTACTTGCACCCCTAGCACTGCTGCATAAGCGCACTCACTCCAGCCCGCATTCGGACTTGGATCATGAGGTGCATCTCGACAGCAAATTTGCCAGACCTGATGAGGCTTTCCAGAAAGCACAGCAAGCGTCAGCACTGTCAGGCGACAGGGAAACCAAGTTAAACCATCTTCGAGCCGCGCACTACACCAGCCCAGATGCCTGTAAGGAGGTTCCTTATAGCCCACCATTGAATCAAGCGTGCTAGATGCCTTATATGCGATCGCCAGAGGAACTGCCCCGATCGGCAACATTGCCCCCACCAGCGCATAGAACAGCGGAGCCATAACGCCATCAACCGCATTTTCAGTCACGGTTTCCATCACTGCTCGCAGTACTTCAGCTTCAGGCAGGTTTTCAGTATCTCGACCGACATACAGCCGCAACTTCGATCGTGCCTCTGCTAAATCCCCTGCCTTTAAGGGACGCAAAACCTCCTCAGCAGCCCGTCTCAAACTCCGTCCGGCAAAGCAGCTTGCTAACAAAATAGCGGCTACTGCTGCGCCCAGCCACGGATGAACCTGGTCTGCAATCCAGACGATCGTCCAGCCACTCAAGCCACTCAAGCCAACTAGCCCGATCGCTAAACCCACGCCTGCAAGCCGCTCCATCAACGGTGAGAGTTTGGCACGCAATACCAGTTGGGTATATTGTTTGATGCCCCAGCCCATCACCTGTACCGGATGCAGCCAATTCCAGGGGTCGCCAATCAGGTAATCCAACAGCGCGGCGATCGTCAGCACAACAGCAGAAAATTCAGCAGCCAATGACTTTAGTCAATCCTTATTTCTATCGAATCATTCTTGTTTGCTAAGAGGAAACTCGCTATGGTCAAATCAACCGTTCCTCTGCAAGATATCAATGTCTAAATCTAACACCCGCTCGACGGCTGTTCCTGCAACCAGAATGCAACGGCTCCGAAACTTGAGCCACTGGCTTGATAGCGCGATCGGCATTCCTGGAACCCGATTCCGGATTGGTCTTGACCCAATTATCGGACTCCTCCCCGGCGGCGGAGATACGGCTGGGCTTCTGCTTTCCTCCTATATCGTGCTGGAAGCAGCAAAACTGGGAGCCTCCCGCGCAACGCTGACACAAATGGCATTCAACATTGTGCTGGAAACGCTCGTTGGCACAGTTCCCATTGTTGGAGACTTTTTTGATGTCACCTGGAAATCCAACGTTCGCAATATCCAGTTACTGGAAGAACACTTGAAGTTGCCTGTTGCCAGGCGATCGACCCATCACGGCTACGCCATTTTTCTGATCATTGGGCTAATCCTCGTTTTCCTTGGCTGTATTGCTTTGTCCGTCATGCTTCTCCGCTGGATCGCGCAGCAATTGGGATGGATTGGATAATTCCTCACTCACCAAGACTCATCGCCCCTGCTTTCTACCCCCTGCCTTCCGCCCAATTCATGCCATAATATTTCGGCTGCAACGGACAACGGCTTCATGGTTCAGGCAATCTCTTCATTTGATTCAACAGACGACTTCGACGCAGTACGTCAGCAGATGCCCGACATTTTGGCAGATGGGGTTGATCTCAATTTTCAGCTTCCCGACCCCGAAGACGATCGCATCTCAGAACATGAGTTTTGGCAGCAGGTTGAGGTTGCCTGGCAGGTGTGCGATCGATTTGACCTGCAAACAGAGATTTGGCGCGGCAGAATCTTACGAGCAGTGCGCGATCGAGAGAAGCGAGGCGGAGAGGGACGAGGCGGTGGTTTTTTGAATTGGCTCAAAGACCGGGAGATCAGCAAAAGTCAGGCGTACTCGCTGATTGAATTGGCAAATAGTGCAGATGCGCTGCTGGAAGATGGCTTGCTGGAATCAGAAGATGTGAATCAGTTTAGTAAGCGGGCATTTGTGGAAACGGCTCAAGCTGCGCCAGAAGTCCAGCAAATGATCAGTGATGCGGCGCGAAAGGGCGATCGAATCACCCGACGCGAGGTGCGCCAACTGACCGATGAATGGACAGCAATGGCATCAGATTTGCTGCCGATCGAAGTGAAGGAAAAGGCTGCGAACCATACGCTCCCATCACGCTACCTGACCCCTCTCGTACGCGAAATGGAAAAGCTGCCAGAAGCACATCAAACGGTTCTGAAAGCAGAAATTGCTGAAAACCCAGATATAGACACGGTGAAGCAGGTAACAGCAGAAGCGCGCTACTTGGCGAGGTATCTCAGCGCAGCGATTCAGGTACAGGCACTGAACCAATCCTCGCTTGACCTGGAAACTGCCCTGGAAGAAGCCCTGCGAATTGGTTGTCTTAACAGCACTGCTGATCTCGTCAATCAAGCTGCCCAACTCGAGCAAACGATCGCCAAACTCTATACCACCTGGAAACGATTGAACAATCTGGCTGAGCGGGTTTACGTTGATAGTGGTTCCAGCACTCCGCACCTCCGATCGCTCCTCAATCATCTTGGTTCTCTCACAGGAGAAGTCTTAGAGGTGAGCCTGGGCGATCCAGAAAGCAATTTCTCACGCCTCATTCGGCTGCGGGTACTGCCTGATGAAATGGTTGATACAGGGGGAACGAGCCTGGGTGATTTGAATTAGGTGATAGAGGTTAGGGCTACTGGAATTTGCAATTGAGCAGTGTCAGGATTCTTGAACACAAGATTCTTGAGGTTAGGGCAGGTTAGCCGAAATGGCATGATCTGAATCGATCGCGCCATCCCAAAACTCGCCCTTACAGGTTGTTTGCTCGAAGATTACCTGAATCATCGGCGTCGATGGGGACAAAGATGACCAGGCGATGAGATTAAACTATGAAATGGAGTATTTGCGGGTAGGCTGCCTGCCCGATTGTTGTGAGTCAAGATTTGGTGCTTCGTGATTTTCAGCCCGTGGCGGCAATCGCTACAACCCCTCAAGCCGTCAACTGCCTCAAGCCCCTGTGCGAACTAGGCGTAAGGCTCTACATTCCAGAAGCGCTTGCTTCCTTTTCTGGCTCTGCTCAAGTCCAAACTTATCAAGGAGCGTTAAAAGACCACATTGCTTTACTCTGGCAAACCCATCGATCGCTGATTTTTTGTTTAGCAACTGGGGCAGTCGTCCGGCTCATTGCGCCTCTTCTCCAAGACAAAGCCACCGACCCCGCTGTTCTGGTACTCGATGCCGCCGGACAAGTTGTCATTAGTCTCTGCGGAGGTCATCAAGGTGGAGCAGATCAACTGACCAGGACGATCGCTCAACAGCTTGGCGCAACCCCTATCCTGACAGGCGGCGCAAACGATCTGAACCTCCCTGGCATTGATGTTTTGGGCGTCCCTTTTGGTTGGCAAAAAGGAACCGGAGATTGGACAGGCACCAGTGCTGCGATCGCTCGGCAAGCGCCGATTCAAGTCATCCAAGAAGCAGGCTCAACTTTGTGGCAGCAGCATCTACCGATCGGGCATTCTTTTTATTTTGAGGCAGAAGAAGAAGATCCCAAGAGTCAGAAGACCAAAACGCCTGCTGCAAGAGTTTGGATTAGCCCAATTCAGCGACAGTTTTCTGCCGAGTCAGATTTTCCTAAGGTGCAGTGGCATCCGCGTGTGTTGTGGGTGGGAGTGGGCTGCGAGCGGGGGACTTCAAGACAGCTCATTGAAACGGCAATTGAGCAGGTTTGTCGGGCGGCTCACCTGGCAGAAGCTTCGATCGCGGGAATTGCCACAATTGACATCAAAGCAGATGAACTGGGAATTCTGGAGCTCTGCCACGATCGACAGTGGGCAATGCGCTGTTTTCCCGCCGAGTCGCTCAAAACGATCGAAGTTCCAACCCCCTCACAGGTCGTTAATGCCGAAGTTGGCACCCCCAGTGTTGCCGAAGCCGCTGCCCTCCTCGCTGCCAGTTCCCCTGAATCTTCTTCTAGCCAACTCCGCGTCGCCAAAAAAATCATTCGGCAAGAAGGACAACCCGGAGCCGTGACGATCGCCATTGCCCAGTCAGAGCAGGAATATACCGGGCGTACCGGGCAACTGTGGCTTGTTGGCATGGGTCCCGGACAGTTGAATCAAATGACCCCTGCTGCCAAAGCGGCGATCGTCCAGGCGGATGTGCTAATTGGCTATGGGCTTTATATCGATTTAGTCCGTCCCTTATTACGCCCTGGACAGATCATCGAGACATCTCCGATTACGCAAGAACGCCAACGCGCCGAACGGGCGATCGATCTGGCTCAGTGGGGCTTAACCGTTGCAGTCATCTCTTCTGGTGATTGCGGCATCTATGGCATGGCAGGTTTGGTGATGGAACAACTCCGCGCTGCCAATTGGGATGGCAAAACACCCGAAGTTCAGGTCTTTCCCGGCATTACTGCTCTACAGGCAGTCGCTTCCAGAGTAGGTGCACCTTTAATGCATGACTTCTGCGCCATTAGCCTCAGCGATTTGTTGACCCCCTGGAGCATGATCGAACAAAGACTCACTGCCGCTGCCCAAGCCGATTTTGTGACAGCCCTCTACAACCCCCGATCGCAGACCCGGATTCATCAAATCATCACGGCTCAGGAAATTTTCCTGAAATATCGCAACCCTGACACTCCTGTTGCTGTCGTGCGATCGGTCTATCGTCCCGATGAACAGATCACGCTGACCACTCTTGGAGAACTGCATGATGCACCGATCGACATGCTGACCACGGTTCTGATCGGCAATCAAAGCACCCGCATTCATGAGAATTGGATGATCACGCCGCGAGGGTATCTGGGTTTTGGGGAAGCGTAGGGGGTCGATCGGGGGTGGATAGGAAGTTGAAGATGGAGTTCAGGAGTGGGGGTATCAGGTAACGAAGAGAAAACCAAGGTGGAGGATCATGCCATTTCAGCTAACTCTGCCCCACCCTTTATCCCCAAATCCTAAATGAAGTCACTTAAAATCGTTTCCCTAGAAGCCGTTGCTTCATCCCTTCCGCGATCTTTTGCCCCAAATATTCTGGGATGAGGCTTTCGTTTGGTCCCAGTAAGTAGAGAATCAGGCGAGTTCTGCCGCGCCAGACCAGAAGATTGGCATTGACGACAAGCAGATCTTCCTGCCAAATGGCATACATCACTTTATAAAACAGTCCAGGCTGGTTGTCAGCTTCGATGAGGAGGGCAGGCAGGTGAAAAACCGGATCAACGTAAAATTCTGTTTCCACTTGCTCCAAGCCAGCATCGAGGTTAAACTCAACAGCCAGCATTTCTTCGACTTCAAAGCGTCCAGCCAGAGCTTCGCGAATTGCCCGACAGACATTGTCAGCGGTTTTGTCAACAAGCGCTTTGCCACCTCTTGACACCACCAGTTTGATAAAAACGAGCATGGGCGGATAGATTTGCCCGTAAAGACTGAGGCTATGAATGGTTAGTCCATAAGCCGCTAAAACCCCAAAAATATCACTTAGCAAGAAGGACTGATTGCGATAGGCAAAATGAAGGGCACTTTTGCTGCCCTCGGCACTCAGTTCGATCACCGCTTGTTTGGTCTTGTAAAGCTGGTAGGCAAGCCGGAGATTCTGTAGTTGAATTTCACTACTAACAAATTGTTCGTAAAACTGCGGAAACGCTCGATTGAAGCGCTTTAACAGTTCTAGGGTAGAAGATTTCAAACCCGGAGCCATACAGTTGGGTAATTGCTTGCCTGAAGAATGGGCAGAAGTTCGATTGGCGGAAGTTAAATGAATGTAACATTTGCCCCCTTCATTTAGAGTACTCCCAGGTCGATCGCCCAATCAAACCCTCAATCGAATCCAACCTTCTTATTCCAGCTTTCCCCCATTCTGAAAGATTTATTCAGTGTGAGCGAATGGGATGAGGATGAGAAGAGAGATACGCACTATACTAACTATTACTGTGATCAAATCTGTACTACTCTTGCCGCGCCTACATGGGTTTCTGGAAAAGCCTGTTTAGCACTTCTGAAACTTCCGCTACATCCAAGCCCGCTGAAACGGAAGGGCAGGGAGGTCCGAGTGTGATGGTGGGTAACTCCCGCATCTTCTTTAGCACTGACCGTGAAATTGACTTATATGAACTTGAAGAACTGTGTGACGCGGTAGGCTGGTCACGTCGTCCGCTGCGAAAGGTCAAAAAAGCAATTCAGCACAGTTTTTTGGTCGTCTCCATGTGGGAACAGCGAGGGGCACAGCGACGGCTGGTCGGGTTTGCCCGCGCCACGTCTGACCATGCCTTTAACGCTACAATCTGGGATGTCGTTGTCCATCCAGACTTTCAAAGCAAAGGGTTGGGAAAAGCCCTGATGCGCCAGATGATCAAAAAGCTTCGTAGCGAAGACATTAGCAACATTACGCTCTTTGCCGATCCTCACGTCGTTGACTTCTACCGGGGCTTAGGCTTTATGTCTGACCCAGAAGGCATTAAGGGGATGTTTTGGTATCCCGATTGACCGAATTGATGCCAATGGAGAACCCTAAACCTGAGTTGCAAGAAGCGAATCAGCAAGCTTAGGGAAGCCAGAAGGGAGGCAGCAATTCTTGGGTAAAGGCTCGAACCGATCGATTGAGCTGACGAGCAATTTGAATATGCGGCTCATCGGGCGCGATCGGCAGAATATTGGCTGGGGTGCCAAGCTGGAATCGATTGATGATATGATTCGCGGCTTCTAGCCCAGTGACATAGGCTTTTTCCTGCGACCAGGAGCCATGCCGGGTGATTACCCAATCTCCACTCATGAAAACATTGGCGATCGGGGTTTGAGCAGGCAACATCGATTGATAGCTGCCGGGTGAGAAATGCGTGACGGCTTTAGGCAGTCGGACAACGCTGCTATCGATCACTTCAGCAGACCGAAATTCAGGAACACAAGTTGCCAGATCGCGGTGGACTTTGGCAATTACCTGTTCGTCACTGAGGGGAAGCAACTGATTCGCGTGATAAAAATCTGCTTCAATTACGCTGCCCGGAGCATCTCGATATTCATCATGAAGCGCATTCAAATCAAAGAATGTCCAGCCTGTTGAACGATCGAAGCCAAAACAAGCATTGGAAGGCAGTGGCACAGACACTTTACGATCGAACCAGAGCCGGGTTGCCAAACCATCGATCGTCCCCAGATTCAGCAAATTGGCAAAAGCAGGAAAGCTTTGTAATGCAGGGCTGTTGCTGACAATCTTCTGCATTCCGGTTACACCAACTGCAAAAATCACGGCATCTGCGGCAAAAACCTCTTCACCGCAAACAACCCCAGTCACGATCGGCGCTTCAGCCTCAGCATTCAGGATCAAATCAGTGACACGACGCTGCGTCAGCACCCGACCTCCTGCTTGCTCAATCTGCTCCACCCAGGGACGGAAGATTTTCTCGCCCACCGTTCCCCGACACCACACCACATCAAAATCGGGTTGGTGCGCCAGGATGAAGTAATAGAGCATCCCCAAAGCTGCTGCCGCTGAGCATTGTTCTCCCGGTGCAAACAAACCGACGAGAAGCATTGGCTCAAATGAGTCGCGATAGAGTCTTGCCGACACGCCAAACTGCTTGAAGAGTTCGCGGGCAGTCACCGAGTCATAGCGTTGCCAGGCGTCATCGGAGTTATCGAAATCAACCACAGCATAAAGCAGTGGCAGGGCAGAGAGGCGATCGATCAGCGGTAATCGCTTGAATTGAGGATAGAGGAATGTACCCAGTGGGGTTGGCAGCGCGGGTTCTTGCTGAAAGATAGGCGACTCCACTTCCAAACCTGCCGGAGAATATTGTGAAGAGCGCGTCCAGGATGTAAATGGAGTGAGTTCAAGCTCCCGTACCAGCGAGAAAATATTGCGATAGGGATACCAGAAGCCGTGAATTCCTGCTTCGATCGATCGTCCGCCCGCAGTTTTCCAGCCTGCCACTAAGCCACCCGGATAAGCTCCTGCTTCCAGCAGTGTCACCTCATAACCCTGCTTTGCCAAATGATAGGCTGCACCTAACCCTGCCCATCCTGCTCCAACAACAATGACTTTTGGCGGTTGCTCAGGCGTTTCAACCACAGGTTCTTCCTCCCAAATTACTGCCACCATTGACCACACCAACTGAAATCCAGCCTTGATAGGGTGACACGATATATGCCCAACGACGTTGTCCTTCTGGAGAAGGAACGGTGCGAGTTGCCCCAGTGAACTGGAAGTTATATGTGCCTTGAGGCAGGGTGTAAAGCCCGGTGCCAGTGTCGGGCTGGGTGCGAACGATCAAGCCTTCTGCGGGGAGGACATCACAAGTCACAGCAACGATCGTGGGTGTAGCAGGCGCACTGGTGAAAGGGATGGCAGGCGCGAGGGGACGGGCTGCAACTGTTGTTTGAGGCTGGTTAGCAGTTTGAGATTGGTAAGTGGTTCGAGGCTGATAGCGAGTTTGAGATTGAGGAACGGGCTGCTGCGGAGAAGGCAAATTTGGAACCCTGACTGATGGAGCATTAGCGACGGGTGGAACGGTCGGCTGTGGGAAATTGGGCTGGGCTGGTGCAGCAGGTTGTGGCGGTGTTGTGCCCGGAGGATTGGCAGCGATCGATGGGTTGATTTGCTGGTAGGCAGTGGGAGTGGCGCAAGGGGTTACAGGAGTCAAATATTTTGCTTCCACCCAACCGACAGCCGGTTCACTAATTCTCACCCAACCGGTGCCAGTGCCCAAGACTTGCAGGCGGATCGTTTGCCCAGCAGATAAAACGCCTGCCGAAGTACTGTTTAAGTCAGGCTGAAGATAAATCCCAGTCACCGCATTGGTTTGACGACAGCCTGTATCTGTAGCCTGTGCGAGTTGTTCACCCAATTGCCCAATCTGTCCTACCTGAGTCGATCGCTCCACCGCTTTTGCAGAAAAAGAGCTGACCGCGATCGTCATGATGCCGAAAAACAACGCACTCCCAAGCTTGCCCATTTTCATATCATTCGCTCCAGCACAACCTAAGAATCTCAGTGCGTTGGAATGATATCACGGGTCAACGGATTGCAAATATTTCGCTAAAGCGATCGCACAAAACTCAAACAGATTTTAGAGAAACGGACGTGCTAAAAAGAAGCTGCAAATTGATTTTGCATCGATCGGTTCCCCACTCAAGATCGCTGCTTCCAACTGCTGAGGAGTCATCAAAACGGTTTCCATGTCCTCGTCCTCATCCTGACTTGGCGGCGTTTCTAGCTTAGTTAAATCGGTAGCAAGATAGGCGTAGATCACTTCGTCTGAGTAGCCCGGAGCCAGAAAGAACTGCCCGAGGGAACGCCAGCGATCGGCATGATAGCCTGTCTCTTCTTCAATTTCTCGCTGCACCGTCGTTAAAGGATCTTCATTCGGTTCGATCGTACCTGCCGGAAACTCCAGCAATCGCCCATTTGCCGCAAAACGATATTGGCGCACCAACACTAGCTGACCTTCATTCGTGACCGGAACTGCCAAAGCTCCACCCGGATGACGCACACATTCCCAGTCTCCTTCTGCTCCATTCGGTAAGCGCAGCCGGGTTACCTCAAAGTTGAACTTGCGTCCACGATGGAAGAGGTTTTGTTGGATGAGTTCGGGGGGTTCGGGTTGGGGGGGCATGAGCGTAGATAGTAGGAGTCGGAGTCAGAGATTGGGGGTTAGGTCGGGTGGGCTAAGGATTTGCGGTT from Trichocoleus sp. includes the following:
- a CDS encoding pentapeptide repeat-containing protein, which produces MDIEAIRAGKLKRLAGADLEDEDLTKVDLSRVNLAGASLNGANLTAATLTGATLDGASLMGCRLVGTDLRANLVGVNLMQADLTEADLRGANLRGANLMQSRLANTTLTGAFLSGANLMGVSLQGVDLRGADLRGANLNSANLSGANLAQADLQGAVLTEANLEEADLRDANLSGANLSGANLLCAGLEGANLQGVTLTSACVKGTILDQLD
- a CDS encoding DICT sensory domain-containing protein; protein product: MLEGSILQKLGDAHRSGQPGKRPLNFGVYYKNTLVALCHALEDAILDADYQPLMITAFQRGKWYLQEADRYGEIADRSRQIVIMAAPDSGFAEHPTSQKSNVELASLQETDPVAQEWHLIIVSPHYTAMVLCQELSEADYGAAGMPKVDLERKFYGLWTFEPSLVQETAAIAIDHISPYNPDLSQKLTAQLQEIISQSQQEDALCQKPTAEHLGGIVVRVIEYLEQSQETLDRSSPAYPNQPQFLDSNLTSNELQALLRVAQLIDQTDISNPAAAAEVASLAEAIGQLLDLPAWQLHRLRLSGLLHRIAFLQTSDMMLSSGIAARYTEEAPSVPLSCPLVPGVQVLRKMQRLKAVSIILAHQTECWNGSGKPAGLTGDEIPVESRILGLAAEFQQRIAQAFDSEVPLAEAVTQAYQSCQAEAGDRWDPKLVEVLGLLVSGMQQGLSLPVTTPKIAAGLWMLDSHAEDDLLSYLEEMSLN
- a CDS encoding fasciclin domain-containing protein, encoding MRPQKISSLKSTISIATALIGAVALLGLPAKAQTNSNGGQSPNMSPNTITQPSNTAPNTTPGSTTPGTITPGNTIPGNTTPGNAAPTNLPSAPTTSAPAAPGIAPAPNSPAANTNTPAPTPTAATNDRYLSELLGQAAGTGSFSILARAVEAAGVTNALRDTGEKYTIFAPTDEAFQALPPDTLERLLRPENRELLREVLAYHVVPGAVTSKDLRSGLVDTLGGGVAVSVAPDRIVVNDASIIQPDIQAANGVIHVVNRVLMPQQLRQRLASLR
- a CDS encoding PsaJ protein — its product is MQRPTDQPHYFLRYLSLAPVLAVLSVSVAFSAFIIFNSFFPDLLFHPMP
- the cbiB gene encoding adenosylcobinamide-phosphate synthase CbiB: MAAEFSAVVLTIAALLDYLIGDPWNWLHPVQVMGWGIKQYTQLVLRAKLSPLMERLAGVGLAIGLVGLSGLSGWTIVWIADQVHPWLGAAVAAILLASCFAGRSLRRAAEEVLRPLKAGDLAEARSKLRLYVGRDTENLPEAEVLRAVMETVTENAVDGVMAPLFYALVGAMLPIGAVPLAIAYKASSTLDSMVGYKEPPYRHLGWCSARLEDGLTWFPCRLTVLTLAVLSGKPHQVWQICCRDAPHDPSPNAGWSECAYAAVLGVQVGGKNQYRGVVKQKPLLGEPIQLITPERVHQATFLTRRNFLLWLSIGLLGLLGQILGKQLG
- a CDS encoding DUF4112 domain-containing protein, which codes for MSKSNTRSTAVPATRMQRLRNLSHWLDSAIGIPGTRFRIGLDPIIGLLPGGGDTAGLLLSSYIVLEAAKLGASRATLTQMAFNIVLETLVGTVPIVGDFFDVTWKSNVRNIQLLEEHLKLPVARRSTHHGYAIFLIIGLILVFLGCIALSVMLLRWIAQQLGWIG